The genomic DNA GTCCTAAGTCTGATGCCTAAAACATGGAGTATACATATGAGGCTGcagtcaacaacaacaacatccacCAGACCTGTGCTAAAGCAAGGAAACATACCAAGCATGCCAAGGACATTAAAGGGACCAAGGACGAAACAACCATCCAGAGCCAATCTACCTTCTCCAGAAGAGGCAAGTCACTTATTCTGACATCATTCATACATTTAGAGCACTGTTCAGTATCCCCCACGCAATTTATGCAATACACAGTGTGTTGATAATCATTGAATTAAATGCATATTTGCTAACTTTTATTTTACAGGATATGATGCAGTGTATTGCCTATGCCACTGCAGACCAGTATCATCTACCTACTCTTTGCCATGATCTAATGGCCAATGGGTtttttgaaataaaagacctACCAAGAGGTTAGAATTAAACATAATAACTATGTTTCTTTCTGTTGTAGGCTAATACATGCAGTAGATGTTAGAATCACTTtaccattttcattttccattccTAAGTCGTGAAAATTGGTATTATAAGTACCGGTAGTTGCTTATCATGGTCATTTTGCAATTAAAGATGCAGCTAATGTCCTGGTGATCGGAACAGAAAAGGCATCAAAACCAAATGACACTGCTATGATCTTTTTCTTCAGGTAAATAGAAAATATTATTATCTCATGCCAGGTGTCTTTAATTGTGGTGCTAACCTAAGAATGTTTTTGTCCTTAGAGAAGGCTCAGTGGTGTTCTGGAATGTTGATGAGAAAACAGTGAGTAAATGTGTTCGGTTCTATGTTTCTGTAACTTCTGTCCTTAAAATAGACAATAGTTAAAATAGAcattatttttttcttatagTCAACAATGTCACAAAATTATTACTTCATAAAAATACCCAAGCTTGTTTTGAATGTTCTTGCACATCTTCATGTAGCCTTATGATTTTGACTTACAGATAAAGAAAGTAATGAGAATATTGGAGCATCATGAGATTCAACCCTATGAGGTAGCATTGGTCCACTGGGAAAATGAAGAGATCAATTACACAGTAGGAGAGTATGTCATGTGATTTGATTGATGGAAGGGTATAGCTACacaaaataatgttttattgCACATTAATGGTCCATCTTCATTTTGTGGTGTAATAGGATATGCTTTAATGTTTGTGTATAGTGGAAATTCAAAGCTGCATCGGGGAAACTTCATATTTAATAGTGAGATGGACTACCAGCAAGTCATACTGGAGAAATTTGCATTTTCCAATGCTTTGTCTCTGTCAGGTCAGCTGGAGATTCCTTTCTGTTTCTTaagttattttttcaatcataacatagccttttcttttatttgtatttttaattaaagCATTTTTTAGAACTCTTACTTTTTTGCAGTTAAGCTAGCAATATGGGAGGTCTCTCTGGATAACTTTGTTGAATCCATCCAGTCAATCCCTGAGGTATCTCAACTTATTAGTTTTGTACACTGTATGTTCATTTAAACCGTAATTTGTAGTTGTGCTTTTTCGTAGTTGATGAAATATACAACACATCCATTTTGAGAGCAGCATTAATGTGTCTAAAATGCAAAAGTTccttattgaatataaattatttatgttCAGTATATATTATCAAGAAATTGACCAACATCTGTAGAAAGTTAATCTACATTACACTACAACTGCCATGCAACTCTCATGTCTGTACTCTCCCAACAAGACACTGAAATCTGGAAAAGCAGTTAAACTGTCCAGAGCAGAGGTCTTGCAGAAAATAGGTGAACTGTTTACTTTGAGGTGAGAAACCGTCTGTGGAATAACTGATTAGTGTTGATGTCATTGTAGGTCTtgggttttgttttcatttttgttattttacagGCATTGCATAAATCTCAGTTCTGATCTTCTGATCACCCCTGATTTCTACTGGGACAGAGAGGACCTGGAGCAACTGTATGACAAAACCTGTCAGTTTCTCAACATCAATCGTAGGGTCAAGGTAATGATGTGTCTCCTTTTTAAGTCTTTGGTATCTATTATGTAAGCAAATTAGGAAAAAACGTGATTGTATAAATATTATATCCTTATATAACCTAACCTAATAGCCTTCCAAATAAACAtgtggatttttatttatttatttttattttgtgccTATGTTTACATCAGAGCTGTAACCAATGAAAGTATTGGACTTTAAAGCTGATGCAGATTAGAAGTGTTGGGGGGGCTCTGGTGATTGTCATGTAGGTGGTGAATGAGAAGCTGCAACACTGCACTGAGCTCACAGACATGATGAGGAATCACCTGAGTGAGAAGCACAGTCTGCGCCTGGAGTGGATGATTGTGATCCTCATCACTATTGAGGTCAGAATCACTGATATCAACAAACATCTTGACTGGTTAACATTACCAGCTAAGTACTGCTATACTCCTGCCACCTGAATGAGTTGTTGCTTCTGTGCAGAAGGTAAACATAATGACAAATGAAAGGCAAAACTTATAACCTGATTTATTGACTGCAAAATGTTATGCTTGAAAGTGATGGTCGGGTGAATTGTCTTAAAAGCATGTTAAGAACCATATGTTCAGTGTAGCTGGTATTTCTGTTGTTTCATTTACTCACTGTAGTCCACAGATTAGCAAAATGGCTTGTTCAGTAATTCatgcaaaaataaatatttgctTCTGTCCCACTTTCTTTTGTCTGAAGGTAATGTTTGAACTTGCCCGGGTCATCTTCTGAAGATGCCAAGGATCCAGTCATGGAGGGAAAAAATGTGACTGTCAGTATGAAACCAACAAACCAATTAAACACTTCAAATGacaaagtttatgattatgataTTACAATTATGCCTGAATCTTTTAATATGTGTCTGAAGAGTATAATCACATGTtcatatacactcactggccactttattaggtacacctgaccaactgctcattaatgcaaatgttgaatcagccaatcatatgacagcaactcaatgcatttaggcatgtagacatggacaagatgatctgctgcagttcaaaccgaacATCAGAATGGGGGgaaaaggtgatttaagtgactttgaatgtggcatggttgttggtgccagacgggctggtctgagtatttgataaactgctgatctactgggattttcacgcacaatcatctctagggtttacagagaatgagcGACTATTCTGTGGGCGCagatgccttgttgatgccagaggtcagaggagaatggccagacttgTTCGatctgatagaacggcaacagtaactcaaataaccagtcattacaactgaggcatgcagaagagcatctctgtacaacatgtcgaaccttgaggcaaatgggctacagcagcagaagaccacatcgggatgctgaccatgtccatccgtTTATGACCGCAGTGTACCCAACctctgatggctacttctagcaggataacgcgccatgtcataaagcgcgtatcatctcagactggtttcttgaacatgacgatgagttcactgtactcaaatggcctccacagtcaccagatctcaatccaatagagcacctttgggatgtggtggaacgggagatttgcattatggatgtgcagccgacaaatctgcagcaactgcgtaaTGCTATCATGTCAGTACCTTTTTGAATAtgtgccacaaaggattaaggcagttttgAAGACAAAAGGGCGTCCAtcctggtactagcaaggtgtacctaataaagtggcctgtGAGTGTAGGTTGTAATTGCCAAGGCTCAAGTGCTGTTATTTGGATGTTATGTTATTCTTAGTCTTAAGGAAATAAAAGTTCTTTGATATTTTAATAAAGCCTTTTCCCTGCAGGTTTCCCTGCAGACTCCACATGCTCACATTTGCATTAAAGCATTATATCAAGGTGGCCTGGCAGGTGACCCTGGTTATGGCATTGTCTTAAATACAACTATATCCCATTGTATCTTGATGCGAAAAAAATACTTATTCCACGGTAACACTCCATATAAAATAGTCCTATATAGAAACAAACTAAGTAAAACGATCCTCTGTATTAAATCTTGTTTCTATTGACTACCTGATTCGTGTCACGAGTTCTTTTAGATGCAGCATTATGCTGTTTATATATTATTCTATCCACATTTATAGAAATTGTTTAATTAACAAAAGAAAACTGGAACTGAAGCAGGTCAGTCATCACATCTCAAACGCTACCATAATTCAGATAAAATGACCATTTCAGGAAGTGCAAACGGGAACCCGCCGTGTTCTCATGTGATGGAAACGTAGTGGGACTTCGGAAAATAACTAGCTTCGAAACCGTTTTAATTCGACTATGAAGACGACACAGCCTGTCTTGTAAGGAAAGTATAAGGTAAGATCTTGCCGAAAGGATcctttataaaaatatatatttactagCGAAGTCCGGCTACTTGCTAGCCAGCCAGGCTGCTTGTAAATAGAAGTgaaactcgcaaagtttctgaGCATCTTTACTTCTCACGCGGCATTTGGCTTCTGATCAACTCCCTATGCAAACTGTTACTTGTTTGCCATTATAAATACatcaataataaatataattttttaattaaacaaaAGTATCACATTGGAGACcataaatatacatgttttcTCAAGTTTGTTAACCTAGTCGTCAGATGCCTAAACCATCTCTTCTGCTTCGCGCGGTTGCGgcggttgccatggataatgaCTTACAGCTAGTTGGTTAAAATGCTAGATACCTAATTATTAAGTTCACTTTTCTTACTACGTTAGCAAACTAGCTATATctactgaatacatttaaattaTATAGCTATAAACTGTATTTAaactatataaattatatagtGATAGCTATAACTGTAAACTATATAGCATTTTGTCATATAAAGGCCTGCATGTTTATTAACTATATAGCTTATAAACAGTCGCCAGGACtgagaatgaatgaattaaagatAACGCTGATGAGATTAAAACTCTCAATAGGACACAGTAAAAATAAACGAGTATAATAAACGAGTATAATTTGCCTCGTTAGTATGTCATGTTATAAAAAAATCTTCATGACGTCTACTTTGAAGTTGTGTAGGGCGAAGAATGGAGCTAGCCCACCACGGTCTCGTGCTGCTGCAGCAGCTCAATTCTCAGAGGGAGTTTGGTTTCCTGTGTGACTGCACTGTGGCCATCGGAGatgtttattttaaagctcACAAGGCTGTCCTTGCAGCTTTCTCAAACTACTTCCGCATGTTGTTCATCCATCAGGACAGGTAAGGGGAAAACACCTAGATGTGTACAGTTCACTCAGGAAAAGTGTCACTAATATTTTGTTTTGAATTATAAACACCTGAGTACTGGGGGAAAATGTAAGTTAACTTTTACTTTTTCAGTGAATGTGTACGCCTGAAGCCCTCAGATATACAACCAGAAATCTTCAGCTATCTGCTTAACTTGATGTACACAGGAAAGTTGACCACACAGCTGATAGATCCTCTCTGCTTGGAGCAGGGAGTACAGTTTCTGCATGCATATCCACTTTTGCAGGAGGCAAGTCTTCTTATTAACCCAGAGGCTCATTGTGTCCCTTTGACCAACTCTCTGTATGGAATTCAGATCTCTGATCAGTCATGTGGCATGCCCAGTACAAACACAGTATGCAAATACCGCACCTGGTCTGAGTCTAGAAGTGAAACTCTAGCCAATGACATTTCAGAAGTTCCTGAAACAAAAGTCAATAATGCAGATGTTTGTAGTCTAGAGTTGACCTCCAAGAACACTGCAACTTCCCAACATATCACAACTGGTATTGTGAGAAGAAATGCCTCCTTCAGGAAGCATTACATATGCAGGCACTGTAATAGTCGGTTCAACCAGAAATATCTATTAAAGGAGCATCTGCTCCTCCATGCTGCCAAAGACTTTGAACATCGTATGTCATCTGGGGTGGATGGCTGCACTATGGAACTAGAGGGTCAGGAGGGGGAATATGAGTCTTTGCGTGTTGACAGCGACGACATAAGCGATACTGAGCACCAAATGAAGAGGGAGAAGACCCCTCCTCCTTCGGACATCGCCGATATTGACAATCTGGAGGCCCTGGAGCGTGAGGTGAAGCGAAGGAAGTTCGAGTGTCCAACTTGTGGCCGCAAATTCATCCAGAAGAGCCACTGGCGGGAGCACATGTACATCCACACGGGCAAGCCCTACCGTTGCAGTGCCTGTGGGAAGAGCTTCTGCAGGCCTAGCCAAGCTGCGCGACATGTCTGCCTGAATCAAGGGATGGAATCGTACACCATGGTGAACAAGGAAAGCATGGTGCTTTGTGGCAGTGAGGAAACCAACCAGGCGGAAACATTTTTCCTGTCTTCAAGCCAGCACTATAAATGTAGTGCATGTGCATTGCCTTTTGGCAGCCCTTCTGAGGTCCTCACACATCAGTGTCCAACTGTAGGAACAGAGATAGTCATGCAAGTCAATCCTTCTGATAATCACAGAAAAGGCAACTCAGTAACTGAGGAACTTGTCACTGATCAGTGACCATTTCTGATTCAACTTTGCAGAAGTGGAGCTGGTTAGGTGATTTTTTTCCCTCCAAAATAGCCACTTTCATTTTTTAGACTTTTTATacttcacatcacacacacacacacacacacacacacacacacacaaatgggatGTTTCGGGCAgagcttcatcagctgtgcaagcataGAGGGACCAGTAATTGTTGAAAACTTGCTTTGCTTTGTTTTGCTAAAATCTGCATTTGGGTAAGGGACTGTTTTGGTCTGCAGAAGAATTTATTAAATCAATTTGAATTTCATGATC from Brachyhypopomus gauderio isolate BG-103 unplaced genomic scaffold, BGAUD_0.2 sc168, whole genome shotgun sequence includes the following:
- the LOC143501307 gene encoding required for meiotic nuclear division protein 1 homolog; protein product: MLTRWFIALTPWRLQQPLERACYSRFILSGIAEHVENASSSGFKCPPNQNLLALNASCLHTDHKNVHAITHRPVRSSGLYTKTCKGPHILHTKTSPVLSLMPKTWSIHMRLQSTTTTSTRPVLKQGNIPSMPRTLKGPRTKQPSRANLPSPEEDMMQCIAYATADQYHLPTLCHDLMANGFFEIKDLPRDAANVLVIGTEKASKPNDTAMIFFFREGSVVFWNVDEKTIKKVMRILEHHEIQPYEVALVHWENEEINYTVGDGNSKLHRGNFIFNSEMDYQQVILEKFAFSNALSLSVKLAIWEVSLDNFVESIQSIPETLKSGKAVKLSRAEVLQKIGELFTLRHCINLSSDLLITPDFYWDREDLEQLYDKTCQFLNINRRVKVVNEKLQHCTELTDMMRNHLSEKHSLRLEWMIVILITIEVMFELARVIF
- the LOC143501305 gene encoding zinc finger and BTB domain-containing protein 2-like — translated: MELAHHGLVLLQQLNSQREFGFLCDCTVAIGDVYFKAHKAVLAAFSNYFRMLFIHQDSECVRLKPSDIQPEIFSYLLNLMYTGKLTTQLIDPLCLEQGVQFLHAYPLLQEASLLINPEAHCVPLTNSLYGIQISDQSCGMPSTNTVCKYRTWSESRSETLANDISEVPETKVNNADVCSLELTSKNTATSQHITTGIVRRNASFRKHYICRHCNSRFNQKYLLKEHLLLHAAKDFEHRMSSGVDGCTMELEGQEGEYESLRVDSDDISDTEHQMKREKTPPPSDIADIDNLEALEREVKRRKFECPTCGRKFIQKSHWREHMYIHTGKPYRCSACGKSFCRPSQAARHVCLNQGMESYTMVNKESMVLCGSEETNQAETFFLSSSQHYKCSACALPFGSPSEVLTHQCPTVGTEIVMQVNPSDNHRKGNSVTEELVTDQ